One Helianthus annuus cultivar XRQ/B chromosome 7, HanXRQr2.0-SUNRISE, whole genome shotgun sequence genomic region harbors:
- the LOC110866600 gene encoding uncharacterized protein LOC110866600, which translates to MAAFFMKTNDDRQQWTHEAIKCMLETCLEEIGRVGRNGQSLRRESWGRVGAKLMEEFRFDLNQKQIRNAFDTMKSKYVGWCYLRNKTRNLYNPQTNMFTLTPQEWDDFKKGHPRVMSLITQPLPHLNLFIDVFEGLSATGGNQWTSTQTSRVSSSPQVQTLQIEGASVHLEDDGDSHEQSFRLGDGDPISNDGPSVRPNDDSKLGPRKRLKHLKTPLP; encoded by the exons ATGGCTGCGTTTTTT ATGAAAACTAATGATGATCGACAACAATGGACGCATGAGGCTATCAAATGCATGTTAGAAACATGTCTTGAAGAAATAGGGAGAGTAGGTAGAAATGGACAAAGCTTGCGTAGAGAGTCTTGGGGTAGGGTAGGAGCGAAACTTATGGAAGAGTTCAGATTTGATTTGAATCAAAAGCAAATTAGAAATGCTTTTGATACCATGAAATCAAAATATGTAGGATGGTGCTATTTGAGAAACAAGACTAGAAATCTCTACAACCCACAAACAAATATGTTCACTTTAACACCTCAAGAATGGGATGACTTTAAGAAG GGTCACCCAAGGGTAATGTCATTGATAACACAACCATTGCCTCATCTTAACCTTTTCATAGATGTGTTTGAAGGCCTTAGTGCAACTGGTGGTAATCAATGGACATCCACCCAAACATCTAGGGTTTCATCATCCCCACAAGTCCAAACACTTCAGATAGAAGGTGCTAGTGTTCATTTAGAAGATGATGGAGACTCTCATGAACAAAGTTTTCGATTGGGTGATGGAGATCCTATAAGTAACGACGGACCTAGTGTTCGACCCAATGATGATTCGAAGTTAGGCCCAAGAAAAAGGCTAAAACATCTAAAAACTCCATTACCCTAG